A stretch of DNA from Bacillus sp. NP157:
CCCTTTACCTCGGTCACGGTCATGCCCTGGATGCCTGCCTCGGCGAGTGCTTCGCGCACGTCGTCCAGGGTGAATGGCTTGATGATCGCGTTGATCCATTTCATGTGCCGCACTTCCCCAGTTCGATTGGCTGCAGGGGAGGGTGCACGATGCGTGCCATCCGTCGTGAGACGCTGGAGGCGTTGCACGCCAACGGATGGATGGGCTGGCGCGGGCGCGTGCAGCGGGCATGGCTGCACCTATGTGGTGCTAGGGTCGGCCCATGATGGTGCCTTTCACGCCTGCGCTTCGATGCCCATCGGCAGGGTGACGCGTACCCGCAGCCCGTCGTTATCGCTGGCTTCCAGGGCAATGTCGCCGCCATGGCCGCGTACGGCCGAACGCACGGCGGCCAGGCCCAGGCCCACGCCGCCGGTCTGCCGGTTGCGCGAGGCCTCGATGCGGAAGAACGGGCGGAACACCTGCTCCTTCAGTGCGTCGGGGATGCCGGGGCCATCGTCGTCGACGACGATCTCCACCGAACCGGCGCTGGCATCGAGCCGGATCGCGGCACGCGTGCCGTACTTCACCGCGTTGTCGACGAGGTTCGCGATGGCGCGGCGCAGGGTGAGGGGGCGGCCGACGTAGGTGACGTGGGGGCCGGCGTCGAAGACGACGTCGTGGCCGGCGTCGCGGAAGTCGTCGACCACGGTGGCGATCAGTTCGGAGAGATGGAAGCGCGTTGCCGGTTCGTGCGCACTGTCGTCGCGGAAGAAATCCAGTGACGCGTCGACCATCGCCTGCATCTCGTCCACGTCGCGGAACAGCTTGCGCTGTTGCTCGTCGTCCTCGATGAACTCGCCACGCAGGCGCATCCGGGTGAGCGGTGCGCGCAGGTCATGCGAAATGGCGGCCAGCATGGTGGTGCGATCGGCGACGTAACGCTGCACGCGCGCCTGCATCTCATTGAACGCTTGTCCGGCCAGGCGTATCTCGATGGGACCCGTCGCCTGCATCGGCGGCGCGTTGACATCGGTGCCGAAGCGCTGCGCCTGGCGGGCGAAGCGTTCCATCGGCCGGGCCAGCCGGCGGCTCGCCAGCGCGGCGACGAGCAGGCTGCAGACGATGGCGAAGGCGCCGGTGAGCAGCGTGCGTTCCATCGGACGCAGGCCCCAGCTGCGCTGCGGCGCGATGAAGCGTACCCAGGAGCCGTCCGACAGCGAGATGGCCAGTCCATAGGTGGTTTCGCGGTGGCCGTGCAGGTCGATGTCGCCGGGCTCGTAGGCAAGGATGCGTGCGGATGGACGGCCAAGCAGGCCGCGCACCTTGGCGCCGCCCGCGCGGAAGCCGGTGGCTGCGTCGATCGGGATGGGCAGCGCCGCGTCGTCCGGGAACCACGTGGTGGTGTACACCTCGTTGCTTGCCGTGGCCGCCAGCCGCGGACGCCACGCGCGCGGCGAGCCGTCGAGCACGCGCGCCACGCCGACGACCTGGTCGATCAGGCCGATCTCTTCCAGCCCGGGCTTGGCCCAGACCCCGGCAAACGCGGCGAACGCGGCATTCATGCCGGCGGCAACGATCACGGCCGCGACGATGTTGATCGCGAACCAGCGGCCGATCGTGTCGGATGCCCAGCGATACAGGCGCATCACAGGCGCTCGACGCTGGCGGAGAACATGTAGCCGACGTTGCGCACGGTGCGGATGATGTCGGGGTCGCTGGGGTCTTCTTCGATCTTGCGGCGCAGCCGGCTCACCTGCACGTCGATGCTGCGGTCGAAGGCTTCGTGGCGCGGCCCGCGCGACATGTCGATCAGCTGCTCGCGGGTGAGCACGCGCCGCGGATGTTGCGCGAACACGACCAGCAGTTCGAACTCCGCGCCGGACAGCGGCGTCAGCGTGTGGTCGGACGAGCGCAGTTCGCGGCGCACGATGTCGAGCCTCCAGCCGCTGAAACCGAGCATCGGCGAATGGCTGGCCGCGGCGGCCGGTGCCTCGCTGCGGCGGAGCACGGCGCGTACGCGGGCGAGCAGTTCGCGGGCATCGAACGGCTTGGTCACGTAGTCGTCGGCGCCCAGCTCCAGGCCGACGATGCGGTCGGTCGCCTCGACGACGCCAGTGACCATGATGATCGCCGTGCCACCGGCGGCGTGCAGTCGCTTGCACAGGCTGAAGCCGTCTTCGTCGGGAAGCATCACATCGAGGATGACCATGTCGTACCGGCCGCGTGCGAGGCGCGCGTCCATCTCGGCACCCGTGGCGGCGGTGTCGGCCTGGAAGCCGTGACGCTGGAAGAATCGCTGGAGGAGGGAGCGAATTTCGTCGTCGTCGTCCACGATGAGGAGGTGCTGCATGCGAGGCCCGGTTCGTTCTGTGCAGGCTCCGTTATAGCCGCTCAGGGCGCGCCGCGGTCGTTTGTTTCCGCCGTGAAACATTGTGAACGGCCGGACGCAAACTGGAAAAACACCGGACGCAGCGAGTGGCGACTCTCGACGGTACCGCCCCCCGCCGAGTACCGCACGATGCCGATCGCAAGCCGCGCCACCGTTCCTTCCGCCGACCTGGCCCTCCGTCGCCGCCGTCCCCCGGCATGGCGCAGCGGCATGGTGGCGGTCACCTTGCTGGCGGCCTCGGGCTGCTCGCACGAGGTTAAGAGGGCCCCGCAGCAGCCTACTGTCGCGGCGCCGGCCCGGGACGAGCCGATCAACCGGACCGTGTTCGCGTTCAATCGTGGCCTGGACCGGGTGCTGTTACGCCCGGTGGCCCGCGGTTACTCGCACCTGCCGGCGCCCGTGCGCAGCGGCGTGCGCAACTTCTCGCAGAACCTGCGCGAACCGATCGTCTTCGCCAACGACCTGCTCCAGGCCAACTCGCTGCGCTCGCTGAACACGGCGGGCCGCTTCGTCGTCAACAGTACGGTCGGCGTCGTCGGCATCTTCGACGTCGCCAGCCACTGGGGCATGCCGCGGCATGACGCGGACCTCGGCCAGACCTTCGGGGTGTGGGGCATCGGGCCCGGGCATACGGTGGAGCTGCCGCTGTTCGGGTCGTCCAACGTGCGCGACTCGGTCGGCCGGATCCTCACCCTGGCGTTCAACCACCTGGGCGACAACTCGGACACTGTCTCGACGCTCAACACGGCGGCGACCGTTGGTGGGATCGTCGACGGTCGTGCGCGTGCCTTGCCTTTCACCGATCGCCTCGAACAATCGCCCGACTACTACGCGGCATTGCGCGACAGCGCCGCTGCACGGCGCACGCTGCTGGTGGAGGATGGCCGCCGCGGCGACGTCCACGCCGTCGAAGCCGCGGGCGAAGGCCGTTCGGCCACGGGCCTGCCGGTCAACCCCTGAGGCCGCCACCATGTCCGCCCAACTGCTCTGTGACACGGCGCGCGTGCTCGCCGAAGCCAGCCATATCGAGCCCGACCGCGCACGGCGGCGGGCGTGGTTCACCGACGACCCGATCGCGGCGCTTGGCTATCGCACGGCGGAGGACCTGGTCGAGGCCGGTGAAACTTCGCGCCTCATCGCCATGATCCAGGCGATACGGGCTTACGAGCGCGGCGGCTGATCGTTCGTGGTCAGGTGGGTGTCGCCGGCATCGACGACGAACACCGCCAGCAGCTTCGCCGGCTCGGTGTTGCTGGCATTGCGGCTCACCGAGTGGTGCGCGCCGGGTTCTTCATAGAAGCTCTCGCCCGCCTTGTACGTGTGCTCACCGCCACCGTTGACCTCGCTGACGATGCTCCCGGAGACGACATAGGCGTAGATGAAGGCCGAGCCGGCATGGTGGTGCGGGGCCGACGAGGCGCCTGGCGGATAGACGACCTCGACGGCGGTGAGCTTCTTGCCCGGGACGTTGGGCAGGTCGCGGGAGAAGTTCACGCTGACCGTCTCGGTCGGCGGCAACGGCGTCGTCGCCTGGGCGGCGAGGGGGAGCAGGAAGGCGAGCAGGGCGGGGAGATAGCGGGTCATGGGCGGGCTCCGGTAGGTAGCCGGCAGCATGCGCCGGCGCCGGTACAGGCGAAAGCACCAGGAATGGCGTAATCCCGTGTACCAAGGCAATCGCGCGCAGGCGCGCTCCTACAAGGAGCGGGTGCAGGTGTTCGGGCAGGGGGGCGCGCGGGCGTTGCGTTGCAATATCGGGGTGGAAACAGTACCATTTTGGTCCGGTTTCCCAATTCCCCCCCTGCCGATGCTTCGCGTCAGCCGACTTACCGATTACGCCACCGTGGTGATGACCGTCATCGCCACGCATCCTGTCGACGTTCTGAGCACTGCCCAGATCGCCGAAGAGGCGCGCCTGGAGTTGCCGACGGTGTCCAAGCTACTGAAGCTGCTCGGACATGCCGGCCTGGTCGACTCGTTCCGTGGCGTGAATGGTGGTTACCGCCTGGCCCGCCCGGCCGAGGCGATTAGCCTGGCCGACATCGTCGAAGCGCTGGAGGGGCCCATCGGCCTGACCGAATGCAGCGTCGCCCAGGGCCACTGCGAGCGACAGTCGCAGTGTGGCGTCAGCGGTAGCTGGCGCTCCGTCTCCGGGGCCATTGACGGCGTGCTGCGCGGCATGACCCTGGCACAGATGCTCGCCGGGCGCCCCACGGCGCCGGCAAAGGGCGCGGCTGACACCGCGCAGGCAAACGCATGAACGAGAGCGAAAACATGACACGCGACGTGGCAGACCCCGTGCGCGACAACGCCGAAGTCGTCGAGGCGCTCAACCGCCGCTACGAAGCCGGCTTCGTCACCGACATCGAATCCACCAGCCTGCCGCCCGGCCTCAACGAGGACATCGTCCGCCAGTTGTCCGCCATCAAGGGCGAGCCGGAGTGGATGACCGAGTGGCGCCTGGCCGCCTACCGCCACTGGCTGACCATGCCGGAGCCGGAGTGGGCCAAGCTCGACATCGCGCCGATCGACTACCAGTCGGTGAGCTACTACTCGGCGCCCAAGGCCGGCCCGAAGTCGCTGGACGAAGTGGATCCGAAGCTGCTCGAGACCTACGAGAAGCTCGGCGTGCCGCTCCACGAGCGGGCGCGGCTCGCGGGCGTGGCGGTCGACGCGGTGTTCGATTCGGTATCGGTGGGCACCACCTTCCGCAAGGAACTGGCCGAGGCGGGCGTGATCTTCTGCTCGATGTCCGAAGCCATCCGCGAGCACGGCGACCTGGTCCGCCAGTACCTGGGCAGCGTGGTGCCGGTCGGCGACAACTATTTCGCGGCACTGAATTCGGCCGTGTTTTCCGACGGCAGCTTCGTCTTCATCCCCAAGGGCGTGCGTTGCCCGATGGAGCTGTCGACTTACTTCCGCATCAACGCGGTGAACACCGGGCAGTTCGAGCGCACGCTGATCGTGGCCGAGGACGACAGCTACGTGTCGTACCTGGAAGGCTGCACCGCGCCCATGCGCGACGAAAACCAGCTGCATGCGGCCGTGGTCGAGCTGGTCACGCTGGACCGCGCCCAGATCAAGTACTCCACGGTGCAGAACTGGTATCCGGGTGACGAGAACGGCGT
This window harbors:
- a CDS encoding VacJ family lipoprotein; translated protein: MPIASRATVPSADLALRRRRPPAWRSGMVAVTLLAASGCSHEVKRAPQQPTVAAPARDEPINRTVFAFNRGLDRVLLRPVARGYSHLPAPVRSGVRNFSQNLREPIVFANDLLQANSLRSLNTAGRFVVNSTVGVVGIFDVASHWGMPRHDADLGQTFGVWGIGPGHTVELPLFGSSNVRDSVGRILTLAFNHLGDNSDTVSTLNTAATVGGIVDGRARALPFTDRLEQSPDYYAALRDSAAARRTLLVEDGRRGDVHAVEAAGEGRSATGLPVNP
- a CDS encoding SUF system Fe-S cluster assembly regulator, with the translated sequence MLRVSRLTDYATVVMTVIATHPVDVLSTAQIAEEARLELPTVSKLLKLLGHAGLVDSFRGVNGGYRLARPAEAISLADIVEALEGPIGLTECSVAQGHCERQSQCGVSGSWRSVSGAIDGVLRGMTLAQMLAGRPTAPAKGAADTAQANA
- a CDS encoding HAMP domain-containing protein yields the protein MRLYRWASDTIGRWFAINIVAAVIVAAGMNAAFAAFAGVWAKPGLEEIGLIDQVVGVARVLDGSPRAWRPRLAATASNEVYTTTWFPDDAALPIPIDAATGFRAGGAKVRGLLGRPSARILAYEPGDIDLHGHRETTYGLAISLSDGSWVRFIAPQRSWGLRPMERTLLTGAFAIVCSLLVAALASRRLARPMERFARQAQRFGTDVNAPPMQATGPIEIRLAGQAFNEMQARVQRYVADRTTMLAAISHDLRAPLTRMRLRGEFIEDDEQQRKLFRDVDEMQAMVDASLDFFRDDSAHEPATRFHLSELIATVVDDFRDAGHDVVFDAGPHVTYVGRPLTLRRAIANLVDNAVKYGTRAAIRLDASAGSVEIVVDDDGPGIPDALKEQVFRPFFRIEASRNRQTGGVGLGLAAVRSAVRGHGGDIALEASDNDGLRVRVTLPMGIEAQA
- a CDS encoding cupin domain-containing protein, encoding MTRYLPALLAFLLPLAAQATTPLPPTETVSVNFSRDLPNVPGKKLTAVEVVYPPGASSAPHHHAGSAFIYAYVVSGSIVSEVNGGGEHTYKAGESFYEEPGAHHSVSRNASNTEPAKLLAVFVVDAGDTHLTTNDQPPRS
- the sufB gene encoding Fe-S cluster assembly protein SufB: MNESENMTRDVADPVRDNAEVVEALNRRYEAGFVTDIESTSLPPGLNEDIVRQLSAIKGEPEWMTEWRLAAYRHWLTMPEPEWAKLDIAPIDYQSVSYYSAPKAGPKSLDEVDPKLLETYEKLGVPLHERARLAGVAVDAVFDSVSVGTTFRKELAEAGVIFCSMSEAIREHGDLVRQYLGSVVPVGDNYFAALNSAVFSDGSFVFIPKGVRCPMELSTYFRINAVNTGQFERTLIVAEDDSYVSYLEGCTAPMRDENQLHAAVVELVTLDRAQIKYSTVQNWYPGDENGVGGIYNFVTKRGDCRGVESKISWTQVETGSAITWKYPSCVLRGDRSVGEFYSVALTHHRQQADTGTKMIHIGKGTKSKIVAKGISAGRSSNSYRGLVKIEKGADGARNYTQCDSLLIGKKCGAHTFPYMEVKNPGAIVEHEATTSKISDDQLFYCLSRGIGEEDAVSMIVDGFCKQVFRELPMEFAVEAKKLLEVSLEGAVG
- a CDS encoding response regulator, with protein sequence MQHLLIVDDDDEIRSLLQRFFQRHGFQADTAATGAEMDARLARGRYDMVILDVMLPDEDGFSLCKRLHAAGGTAIIMVTGVVEATDRIVGLELGADDYVTKPFDARELLARVRAVLRRSEAPAAAASHSPMLGFSGWRLDIVRRELRSSDHTLTPLSGAEFELLVVFAQHPRRVLTREQLIDMSRGPRHEAFDRSIDVQVSRLRRKIEEDPSDPDIIRTVRNVGYMFSASVERL